A window of Silurus meridionalis isolate SWU-2019-XX chromosome 28, ASM1480568v1, whole genome shotgun sequence contains these coding sequences:
- the nansa gene encoding N-acetylneuraminic acid synthase a, whose translation MPLEFELCPGRMIGGNHPCFIIAEIGQNHQGDLEIAKKMIKMAKDCGADCAKFQKSELEYKFNKRALERPYNSKHSWGKTYGEHKRHLEFTHEQYRELQQYAHDLDIYFTASGMDEMAVEFLHQLNVPFFKVGSGDTNNFPYLEKTALKGRPMVVSSGMQSMEIMRRVYQTVKKHNENFCILQCTSAYPLEPEDVNLRVITEYQKAFPDIPIGYSGHEEGISVSVAAVALGAKVIERHVTMDKSLKGSDHSASLDPSELAELVKSIRIVERSLGSGIKRMLPCEVACHDKLGKSVVAKTAIPKGTKLTLEMLAVKVAEPKGVAPENIFELVGKEVVMDIEEDESVTVSAVS comes from the exons ATGCCTCTGGAGTTTGAACTGTGTCCGGGCCGCATGATTGGAGGAAACCACCCGTGTTTCATCATCGCGGAGATCGGACAGAATCATCAGGGAGACCTGGAGATCGCCAAGAAAATGATCAAGATGGCCAAA GATTGTGGTGCAGACTGTGCCAAGTTCCAGAAGAGCGAGCTGGAGTACAAGTTTAATAAGCGAGCTCTGGAGAGACCTTACAACTCCAAACACTCCTGGGGGAAAACATACGGAGAGCACAAGCGCCACCTGGAGTTCACACATGAGCAGTACAGGGAGCTGCAGCAATACGCTCACGACCTCGACATCTACTTCACCGCCTCGGGCATGGACGAG ATGGCGGTGGAGTTTCTCCATCAACTTAATGTGCCGTTTTTTAAAGTGGGATCTGGAGACACTAATAACTTCCCGTACCTGGAGAAGACGGCTCTGAAAG GGCGGCCCATGGTGGTCTCCAGCGGGATGCAGAGCATGGAGATCATGCGACGTGTGTATCAGACCGTGAAGAAACACAACGAGAACTTCTGCATCCTGCAGTGCACAAGCGCCTATCCTCTAGAACCTGAGGACGTCAACCTGCGCGTCATCACG GAATACCAGAAGGCATTCCCAGACATTCCGATTGGATACTCGGGTCATGAGGAGGGGATCAGTGTGTCAGTGGCGGCTGTGGCTTTGGGGGCAAAGGTCATTGAGCGTCATGTGACTATGGATAAGAGCCTGAAGGGAAGTGACCACTCCGCCTCTCTTGACCCCTCTGAACTTGCCGAGTTGGTAAAATCCATCCGAATCGTGGAGCGGTCTCTAGGCAGCGGCATCAAGCGCATGCTGCCCTGTGAGGTGGCCTGCCATGACAAg TTGGGGAAGTCTGTAGTGGCGAAGACGGCGATCCCTAAGGGGACGAAGTTGACCCTGGAGATGTTGGCGGTGAAGGTGGCCGAGCCGAAGGGTGTAGCTCCGGAGAACATTTTCGAGCTGGTGGGGAAGGAAGTTGTGATGGACATCGAGGAGGATGAGAGCGTGACGGTCTCAGCTGTTTCCTGA